A stretch of the Neofelis nebulosa isolate mNeoNeb1 chromosome 1, mNeoNeb1.pri, whole genome shotgun sequence genome encodes the following:
- the SMIM15 gene encoding small integral membrane protein 15 isoform X2 yields the protein MVPWGRRPDTTKMFDIKAWAEYVVEWAAKDPYGFLTTVILALTPLFLASAVLSWKLAKMIEAREKEQKKKQKRQENIAKAKRLKKD from the exons ATGGTCCCCTGGGGCCGGCGGCCGG ACACTACCAAGATGTTTGATATAAAGGCTTGGGCTGAGTATGTTGTGGAATGGGCTGCAAAGGACCCGTATGGCTTCCTTACAACGGTTATTTTGGCCCTTACTCCATTGTTTCTAGCAAGTGCTGTACTGTCCTGGAAATTGGCCAAGATGATTGAAGCcagggaaaaggaacaaaagaagaaacaaaaacgtCAAGAAAATATTGCAAAAGCTAAACGACTAAAGAAGGATTGA
- the SMIM15 gene encoding small integral membrane protein 15 isoform X4 → MFDIKAWAEYVVEWAAKDPYGFLTTVILALTPLFLASAVLSWKLAKMIEAREKEQKKKQKRQENIAKAKRLKKD, encoded by the coding sequence ATGTTTGATATAAAGGCTTGGGCTGAGTATGTTGTGGAATGGGCTGCAAAGGACCCGTATGGCTTCCTTACAACGGTTATTTTGGCCCTTACTCCATTGTTTCTAGCAAGTGCTGTACTGTCCTGGAAATTGGCCAAGATGATTGAAGCcagggaaaaggaacaaaagaagaaacaaaaacgtCAAGAAAATATTGCAAAAGCTAAACGACTAAAGAAGGATTGA
- the SMIM15 gene encoding small integral membrane protein 15 isoform X1 encodes MVPWGRRPDGPPIPTQNGTKCMAPVVDTTKMFDIKAWAEYVVEWAAKDPYGFLTTVILALTPLFLASAVLSWKLAKMIEAREKEQKKKQKRQENIAKAKRLKKD; translated from the exons ATGGTCCCCTGGGGCCGGCGGCCGG ATGGCCCTCCCATACCGActcaaaatggaacaaaatgcaTGGCACCTGTTGTGG ACACTACCAAGATGTTTGATATAAAGGCTTGGGCTGAGTATGTTGTGGAATGGGCTGCAAAGGACCCGTATGGCTTCCTTACAACGGTTATTTTGGCCCTTACTCCATTGTTTCTAGCAAGTGCTGTACTGTCCTGGAAATTGGCCAAGATGATTGAAGCcagggaaaaggaacaaaagaagaaacaaaaacgtCAAGAAAATATTGCAAAAGCTAAACGACTAAAGAAGGATTGA
- the SMIM15 gene encoding small integral membrane protein 15 isoform X3, whose protein sequence is MAPVVDTTKMFDIKAWAEYVVEWAAKDPYGFLTTVILALTPLFLASAVLSWKLAKMIEAREKEQKKKQKRQENIAKAKRLKKD, encoded by the exons aTGGCACCTGTTGTGG ACACTACCAAGATGTTTGATATAAAGGCTTGGGCTGAGTATGTTGTGGAATGGGCTGCAAAGGACCCGTATGGCTTCCTTACAACGGTTATTTTGGCCCTTACTCCATTGTTTCTAGCAAGTGCTGTACTGTCCTGGAAATTGGCCAAGATGATTGAAGCcagggaaaaggaacaaaagaagaaacaaaaacgtCAAGAAAATATTGCAAAAGCTAAACGACTAAAGAAGGATTGA